The following proteins are co-located in the Triticum aestivum cultivar Chinese Spring chromosome 1A, IWGSC CS RefSeq v2.1, whole genome shotgun sequence genome:
- the LOC123114445 gene encoding glycine-rich cell wall structural protein 2-like produces the protein MLASTSSASGGGGGGGGGGGGGGSGGSGWGGGSRSGGGSGYSESGGDWGNKWNFVRGAGGGGGAGGGGGSNGGYGSGSGSGSGTGSGASGSASAPSGNGYANADGKGGGGGEGGGADGSTGSGAGFGLGKGYGESGISKAPAPAGGGDGTSYSDVGGSGNGGGGGNNGNGGGAGAGAGQAGNDDTSGGFANGGGSGNGGGTAGGGAEGPSVGVGSGTGSGAGQTGSTGSNGTGYATGMGGGMGGGNGGSINGGSGSGGGSGSGSGGGGYN, from the coding sequence ATGCTCGCTAGCACCTCCAGTGCTTCGGGTGGTGGAGGTGGcgggggaggtggaggcggtggcggtgggTCTGGTGGGAGTGGATGGGGTGGAGGGTCTAGATCAGGTGGAGGCTCAGGATATAGTGAAAGCGGAGGGGATTGGGGTAACAAGTGGAACTTCGTCAGGGGagctggtggaggaggaggagctgggggTGGCGGAGGATCAAATGGTGGATACGGGTCTGGCTCTGGATCCGGATCCGGCACCGGCAGCGGTGCGAGTGGCTCCGCATCAGCTCCTAGTGGCAATGGATATGCCAATGCTGATGgtaagggtgggggtgggggtgaagGTGGCGGTGCAGATGGGTCTACCGGATCCGGAGCTGGCTTTGGCCTTGGCAAGGGATATGGTGAGAGTGGCATATCAAAGGCACCCGCTCCTGCTGGTGGTGGTGATGGTACCAGCTACTCTGATGTTGGTGGTAGTGGTAACGGTGGTGGTGGCGGTAACAATGGAAATGGTGGTGGTGCCGGTGCTGGTGCAGGACAGGCTGGCAACGATGATACTTCTGGGGGCTTTGCGAATGGAGGAGGAAGCGGCAACGGTGGTGGCACAGCTGGAGGCGGCGCCGAAGGTCCAAGCGTTGGAGTCGGGTCTGGCACTGGGTCTGGCGCGGGACAAACCGGTAGTACTGGCTCAAATGGCACAGGTTATGCCACCGGAATGGGTGGCGGCATGGGTGGTGGCAATGGTGGTAGCATTAATGGAGGAAGCGGTAGTGGTGGAGGCAGTGGATCCGGATCTGGAGGTGGCGGGTACAACTAA